A genomic region of Synechococcus sp. NOUM97013 contains the following coding sequences:
- a CDS encoding rod shape-determining protein MreD, with protein sequence MTPLHRQPICVASVLLVPLLQLSAPSWLTLEGIPPSWAILWLLPWSLVDGPVAGVIAGAGLGMVLDGLSLGDASQVPALMLMGWWWGRLGRRGQPIQRSLNLGLLAWIGTVVLGLSLWLQWLLLGAPEAMIQAWALHTTVAQSLITALLAPMVGSWQLLLWRRRAPA encoded by the coding sequence ATGACCCCACTGCATCGTCAGCCCATCTGTGTGGCCTCCGTGTTGCTGGTGCCCTTGCTGCAGCTGTCCGCACCGTCCTGGCTCACCCTGGAGGGCATTCCACCCAGTTGGGCCATCCTTTGGTTGCTGCCCTGGTCGCTGGTGGATGGACCCGTCGCCGGTGTGATTGCCGGTGCTGGCCTGGGGATGGTGTTGGACGGGCTCAGCTTGGGCGATGCCAGTCAGGTGCCGGCGCTGATGTTGATGGGCTGGTGGTGGGGGCGACTGGGGCGTCGCGGCCAACCGATTCAGCGCAGCCTCAATCTCGGTTTGCTGGCCTGGATCGGCACGGTGGTGCTGGGCTTGAGTCTCTGGCTGCAGTGGCTGTTGCTGGGGGCACCGGAAGCGATGATCCAGGCCTGGGCACTGCACACCACCGTGGCGCAGTCACTGATCACTGCACTGCTGGCTCCGATGGTCGGATCCTGGCAGCTGCTCCTCTGGCGACGCCGGGCTCCCGCATGA
- a CDS encoding hercynine metabolism small protein → MGLEERRQTIKAQREQLISELEAIYMGAFERIGQLEMGEGAVARLTQLMLRSREAAITPLQEEIEAPLITRAPDQAGQAN, encoded by the coding sequence ATGGGACTTGAGGAACGACGTCAGACGATCAAGGCCCAGCGTGAACAACTGATCAGCGAACTGGAGGCGATCTACATGGGTGCGTTCGAGCGGATCGGCCAGCTGGAAATGGGGGAAGGCGCGGTGGCACGACTGACGCAGCTGATGCTGCGTTCCCGCGAAGCGGCGATCACACCGCTGCAAGAGGAAATCGAAGCACCGTTGATCACCCGAGCACCGGACCAGGCCGGCCAGGCCAACTGA
- the egtD gene encoding L-histidine N(alpha)-methyltransferase, whose translation MTATTPTRPALIDLHPPAADMRRLVQEGLQRAPRQLPAWFLYDAEGSQLFDQICQQPEYSLTRTEIALLEQSAQEIATAMGSGVIVEFGAGSARKVGPLLEAMQPSAYVALDISAAHLQQATAALQSAYPAVPMLGICCDHSRLEALPDHTLLQGQRRLGFFPGSSLGNFTQEEAVQLLRRFRLLLDGGPLLLGLDQPKSQARLEAAYDDAAGISAAFARNLLQRLNRDLNADFQPQRFRYQAQWQAEQSRVRMALVSDCAQTVCIGSSPWHFAADEPLVTEYSVKYSPEMARELAEAAGWRWCRRWHDPADDLSLHWLEAAD comes from the coding sequence ATGACAGCAACCACACCCACCCGACCGGCGTTGATTGACCTGCATCCGCCAGCAGCGGACATGCGGCGACTGGTGCAAGAGGGCCTGCAGCGAGCACCCCGACAGCTTCCCGCCTGGTTCCTCTACGACGCCGAGGGCTCGCAACTGTTCGATCAGATCTGCCAACAACCGGAATACAGCCTCACCCGCACGGAAATTGCCCTGCTGGAGCAGTCAGCCCAGGAGATCGCCACCGCCATGGGCTCCGGGGTGATCGTCGAATTCGGTGCCGGCAGCGCCCGCAAGGTGGGGCCTTTGCTGGAGGCGATGCAACCCTCGGCCTACGTGGCACTCGACATCAGTGCGGCCCATCTCCAGCAGGCCACAGCCGCGCTGCAAAGCGCGTATCCCGCCGTGCCAATGCTGGGCATCTGCTGCGACCACAGCCGGCTGGAGGCCCTGCCCGACCACACACTGCTGCAAGGACAGCGACGCCTGGGCTTCTTTCCCGGCAGCTCCCTCGGCAACTTCACTCAGGAGGAAGCAGTTCAGCTGTTGCGGCGCTTCCGCCTGCTGCTGGATGGCGGGCCCCTGCTGCTCGGTCTGGATCAGCCCAAATCGCAGGCGAGGCTGGAAGCCGCCTACGACGATGCTGCAGGCATCTCCGCCGCCTTCGCCCGCAATCTGCTGCAGCGTCTGAACCGGGACCTGAACGCCGATTTCCAGCCCCAACGGTTCCGCTATCAAGCGCAATGGCAAGCAGAGCAAAGCCGCGTGCGGATGGCCCTGGTGAGCGACTGCGCGCAGACCGTCTGCATCGGCTCCAGCCCCTGGCACTTTGCCGCCGATGAACCGCTAGTGACGGAATACAGCGTCAAGTATTCGCCTGAGATGGCCCGTGAGCTGGCTGAAGCCGCAGGCTGGCGCTGGTGTCGCCGCTGGCACGACCCCGCCGACGACCTCTCCCTGCACTGGCTAGAGGCGGCAGACTGA
- the egtB gene encoding ergothioneine biosynthesis protein EgtB yields the protein MAAGSLLDRLMEVRHASEALIAPLEAEDLNLQGMADASPPKWHLAHTTWFFETFVLKPYQPGYIPADPRWGFLFNSYYDTVGPRQPRPQRGLLSRPPMADVEAWRHRVNQALETLLTDHADGPWWDLVELGLQHEQQHQELMLMDLLDGFNRQPLEPAYRDDWCERDEDLPASGPTGADDPHGPWLHSQGGLVDVGHQGNGFHFDNESPRHRTWLDPFAIADRLVTNGAYRRFIDDGGYRRPELWMSEGWATCQRWGWQAPRYWRQDHDGEGPWRWEFSLGGRRPLEDHRPVRHLSWFEADAYARWAGARLPSEAEWELARVQHGEALLQSHGQLWQWTASPYRPYPGFQPAAGAVGEYNGKFMTSQFVLRGSSRLTPPGHARDTYRNFFPPASRWMAAGLRLAR from the coding sequence ATGGCCGCTGGCTCCCTCCTGGATCGACTGATGGAGGTGCGTCATGCCAGCGAAGCCTTGATCGCGCCCCTGGAAGCGGAGGATCTCAACCTGCAGGGCATGGCCGATGCCAGCCCGCCCAAATGGCACCTGGCCCACACCACCTGGTTCTTCGAAACCTTCGTGCTGAAGCCCTATCAGCCGGGCTACATCCCAGCGGATCCCCGCTGGGGCTTCCTGTTCAATTCCTATTACGACACGGTCGGGCCTCGCCAGCCGCGGCCGCAGCGCGGCTTGCTCAGCCGGCCACCGATGGCGGACGTCGAGGCTTGGAGACATCGGGTGAACCAGGCCCTGGAGACCCTGCTGACGGATCACGCCGATGGCCCCTGGTGGGATCTGGTGGAGCTGGGACTGCAGCACGAGCAGCAGCACCAGGAGTTGATGCTGATGGATCTACTTGATGGCTTCAACCGGCAACCGCTGGAGCCCGCCTATCGCGACGACTGGTGTGAGCGGGATGAGGATCTGCCTGCCAGCGGGCCGACCGGCGCCGACGATCCCCATGGACCCTGGCTTCACAGCCAGGGAGGCCTGGTGGATGTGGGCCACCAGGGGAATGGCTTCCACTTCGACAACGAAAGTCCGCGTCATCGCACCTGGCTCGACCCCTTTGCCATCGCCGATCGACTGGTGACCAACGGGGCTTATCGCCGCTTCATCGACGACGGGGGTTACCGCCGCCCGGAGCTGTGGATGAGCGAGGGCTGGGCAACCTGCCAACGCTGGGGCTGGCAGGCACCCCGCTACTGGCGTCAAGATCACGATGGAGAGGGACCCTGGCGCTGGGAATTCAGCCTGGGAGGCCGCCGCCCGCTGGAAGATCACCGGCCGGTGCGTCACCTCAGCTGGTTCGAAGCCGATGCCTATGCCCGCTGGGCCGGGGCACGTCTGCCCAGCGAAGCGGAATGGGAGCTGGCCAGGGTTCAGCATGGAGAGGCGTTGCTCCAGAGCCATGGCCAGCTGTGGCAATGGACCGCCAGCCCCTATCGGCCCTATCCCGGGTTTCAGCCCGCGGCCGGCGCCGTCGGTGAATACAACGGCAAATTCATGACCTCCCAGTTCGTGCTCCGTGGCAGCAGCCGTCTCACCCCCCCTGGGCATGCCCGTGACACCTACAGAAACTTCTTCCCCCCGGCGAGTCGATGGATGGCCGCCGGTCTGCGCCTAGCGCGATGA
- a CDS encoding single-stranded DNA-binding protein, with product MGVNSVTLVGRAGRDPEVRYFESGSMVANLTIAVNRRSRDDEPDWFNLEIWGKQAQVAADYVKKGSMLGIIGSFKLDRWTDRNSGEERSKPVVRVDRLELLGSKRDNEAASGNFGGGNFGGGGPSEEEVPF from the coding sequence ATGGGAGTTAATTCCGTGACCCTCGTCGGCCGGGCAGGCCGAGACCCCGAAGTGCGCTACTTCGAATCCGGAAGCATGGTGGCCAACCTCACCATCGCCGTGAACCGACGCAGCCGCGATGACGAGCCCGACTGGTTCAACCTCGAGATCTGGGGCAAGCAGGCGCAGGTCGCCGCCGACTACGTGAAAAAGGGCTCGATGTTGGGAATCATCGGCAGCTTCAAGCTGGATCGCTGGACCGACCGCAACAGCGGCGAAGAGCGCAGCAAGCCGGTGGTGCGGGTGGATCGCCTGGAACTGCTGGGATCCAAGCGCGACAACGAAGCCGCCTCCGGGAATTTCGGTGGCGGGAACTTCGGTGGTGGCGGCCCCAGCGAAGAGGAAGTGCCCTTCTGA
- the rpaB gene encoding response regulator transcription factor RpaB, which produces MHEGPSQTNGDGPLQLAPESHKATLLVVDDEPAVRRVLVMRLQLAGYRVVCAEDGEQALEMFHSESPDLVVLDVMLPKLDGFAVCRRLRAESCVPIIFLSALEAISERVAGLDLGADDYLPKPFSPKELEARIATILRRVGRGSATAEPKELPTGQGVVRVGDLVVDTNRRQVTRGSERISLTYTEFSLLELLFREPGRVVPRAEILEQLWGYPPRRAADLRVVDVYVARLRGKLEPDPRNPELILTVRGIGYSSQRMGDGAPAAAAG; this is translated from the coding sequence ATGCACGAAGGGCCATCCCAAACCAATGGCGATGGGCCGCTTCAGCTGGCTCCGGAGTCCCACAAGGCCACCTTGTTGGTGGTGGATGACGAGCCCGCCGTTCGACGCGTCTTGGTGATGCGGCTTCAGTTGGCGGGTTATCGCGTGGTCTGTGCCGAAGACGGTGAACAGGCTTTAGAGATGTTCCACAGCGAGTCTCCTGACTTGGTGGTGCTCGACGTGATGTTGCCCAAGCTCGACGGCTTCGCGGTCTGCCGTCGACTGCGGGCTGAGTCGTGTGTACCAATCATTTTTCTTTCTGCGCTGGAAGCCATCTCCGAGCGCGTGGCCGGCCTTGACCTCGGCGCCGATGACTATCTCCCCAAGCCCTTCAGCCCGAAGGAACTGGAGGCCCGCATTGCCACCATTCTTCGCCGGGTTGGCCGCGGCTCTGCCACTGCAGAACCTAAGGAGCTTCCGACCGGTCAGGGGGTAGTCCGCGTCGGTGACCTGGTGGTGGATACCAACCGTCGTCAGGTGACGCGCGGCAGTGAGCGAATTTCGCTCACCTACACGGAATTCAGCCTGTTGGAGCTGCTGTTCCGCGAACCTGGTCGGGTGGTGCCTCGCGCGGAAATCTTGGAACAGCTCTGGGGTTATCCGCCGCGCCGTGCCGCTGATTTGCGCGTCGTTGATGTGTACGTGGCCCGCTTGCGCGGCAAGCTGGAGCCCGATCCCCGCAATCCTGAGTTAATTCTCACCGTGCGTGGCATCGGTTACTCCTCCCAGCGCATGGGCGATGGCGCGCCTGCCGCTGCAGCGGGTTAA
- the mreC gene encoding rod shape-determining protein MreC, protein MGSSQWPQGSRLRSVQRLWPWLLLLMALGLVRFSKGAGFADAFALISRPFWPGTAQREWVRSATRKEEAARLLLLEEDNSRLRGLLELNQQASGDWLQAAVISRTASGWWQQLELGKGSIQGVAKDDAVVGPGGLVGRVQSVTPTTSRVRLLTALGSRIGVWLPRTRQHGLLLGLGTARPQLQFLDKDVQVKEGDLVSTSPASTLLPPNLPVAVVQSMNLRAVPAPTALVQLIAAPDAIDWVQVRVR, encoded by the coding sequence ATGGGTTCCTCCCAGTGGCCGCAGGGCTCGCGGCTGCGATCGGTTCAACGCCTTTGGCCCTGGTTGCTGCTGTTGATGGCGCTTGGCTTGGTGCGGTTCAGTAAAGGCGCCGGTTTTGCTGATGCCTTCGCGCTGATCAGCCGCCCGTTTTGGCCCGGCACGGCGCAGCGGGAATGGGTTCGGTCTGCCACCAGGAAGGAAGAGGCTGCGCGCCTGTTGCTGCTTGAGGAAGACAATTCCCGCCTGCGAGGCCTGTTGGAACTGAACCAGCAGGCCTCTGGCGACTGGCTTCAGGCCGCTGTGATTTCGCGCACCGCGTCCGGTTGGTGGCAGCAGCTGGAGCTCGGCAAGGGATCGATCCAGGGTGTGGCCAAAGACGATGCGGTGGTGGGCCCCGGTGGTCTGGTGGGTCGTGTGCAGAGCGTGACGCCCACCACCAGCCGCGTGCGCTTGCTCACGGCCCTTGGCAGTCGGATCGGCGTCTGGTTGCCGCGCACCCGTCAGCATGGTCTGCTGTTGGGACTGGGCACGGCCAGGCCCCAGCTGCAGTTCCTCGACAAGGACGTCCAGGTGAAGGAGGGGGATCTAGTCAGCACCTCTCCCGCCAGCACCCTGTTGCCCCCCAATCTTCCGGTGGCTGTGGTGCAGTCGATGAACCTGCGGGCCGTGCCGGCTCCCACGGCTCTGGTGCAGCTGATCGCTGCTCCCGATGCCATCGATTGGGTGCAGGTGAGGGTGCGCTGA
- a CDS encoding sugar ABC transporter substrate-binding protein — translation MTVLKRRRLFLVGLAMAGLATIGWGCRQASMPAGTLQLWTLQLAPKFNPYMEAVLGSWEQDHPDAPVRWTDLPWGSVERKLLAAVFARTAPDVVNLNPPFAANLASKGGLTDLTPLLPPDAASRYLPSVWAAARDPQAGQIAIPWYLTVRLSLVNGDLLRQAGISEPPRRWQDVPAYAQRVRERTGRYGLFVTVVPDDSAELLESLVQMGVTLLDDRQRAAFNTPEGRKAFAFWTDLYRDGLLPREVVSQGQRRAIELYQSGELALLASGAEFLRSIQTNAPRVAAVTTAEPPLTGADGTANVALMTLAVPRQSDQAADAVKLALFLTNGDNQARFAREARVLPSSMQALAAVRAELEAERPSDPGAAQIRAARLLSAETLERARVLVPATPGVKRLQSIIYTQLQRAMLGQISSDQAVLEAEEQWNRYARSRWP, via the coding sequence ATGACTGTGTTGAAACGACGGCGTCTGTTCCTGGTGGGCCTGGCAATGGCGGGCCTGGCGACCATCGGCTGGGGCTGCCGGCAAGCGTCGATGCCAGCCGGCACGTTGCAGTTGTGGACGCTGCAGCTCGCGCCCAAATTCAACCCTTATATGGAAGCGGTGCTCGGCAGCTGGGAGCAGGATCATCCCGACGCGCCGGTGCGCTGGACAGACCTGCCCTGGGGATCGGTGGAGCGCAAGCTGCTGGCGGCGGTGTTCGCCCGCACGGCACCGGATGTGGTGAACCTCAACCCTCCGTTTGCGGCCAATCTGGCTAGCAAGGGTGGTCTGACCGACCTCACGCCATTGCTGCCGCCTGATGCGGCAAGTCGGTATCTGCCTTCCGTATGGGCTGCAGCGCGCGATCCGCAGGCGGGACAGATCGCCATTCCTTGGTATCTGACTGTGCGCCTCAGCCTGGTGAATGGTGATCTGCTGCGCCAGGCCGGCATCAGTGAACCCCCCCGGCGTTGGCAGGACGTGCCCGCCTATGCCCAGCGCGTGCGTGAGCGCACTGGCCGCTATGGCCTGTTTGTGACGGTGGTGCCGGACGACTCCGCTGAGTTGCTGGAGTCGTTGGTCCAGATGGGTGTGACCCTGTTGGATGACCGCCAGCGGGCTGCGTTCAACACGCCCGAGGGTCGAAAAGCCTTTGCGTTCTGGACGGATCTCTACCGGGACGGGTTGCTGCCGCGGGAGGTGGTCAGCCAAGGTCAGCGCCGGGCGATTGAGCTTTACCAGAGCGGAGAGTTGGCTTTGCTGGCCAGTGGTGCCGAGTTTCTGCGCAGCATCCAGACCAATGCGCCCCGCGTGGCGGCGGTGACCACCGCCGAGCCGCCGCTCACCGGTGCGGACGGCACCGCCAACGTGGCTTTGATGACCCTGGCCGTGCCCCGTCAAAGCGATCAGGCCGCCGATGCGGTGAAGCTGGCTTTGTTTCTCACCAACGGCGACAATCAGGCCCGCTTTGCGCGTGAGGCGCGGGTGCTGCCCTCGTCGATGCAGGCCTTGGCGGCGGTGCGGGCGGAGTTGGAGGCGGAGCGTCCCTCGGATCCAGGTGCAGCCCAGATTCGCGCGGCACGGTTGCTGTCGGCTGAAACTCTGGAGCGGGCACGGGTGCTGGTGCCCGCCACCCCAGGCGTCAAGCGGCTTCAGAGCATCATCTACACCCAATTGCAGCGGGCGATGTTGGGGCAGATCAGCAGTGATCAGGCCGTGCTTGAGGCCGAAGAGCAGTGGAACCGCTATGCCCGCTCACGCTGGCCTTGA
- a CDS encoding hercynine metabolism protein, translated as MAPTWLDQLERNLEERLDAFLRSNPDQDRLLQEQHLQDRQRDLGRRRDQMQLQARDLRRQLLSLAEQVQAWGARSSKARDAGADDLAQRAEKHITTLMNQGRDLWAELDQLGQSFKDLDRQISDLNQQASRQSGQRSLDEDWALFEAHQELEELRRRQGLS; from the coding sequence ATGGCCCCCACCTGGCTGGATCAACTGGAGCGCAACCTGGAGGAGCGCCTGGACGCATTTCTGCGCTCCAATCCCGATCAAGACCGGCTGCTCCAGGAGCAGCACCTGCAGGACCGGCAACGCGATCTCGGCCGGAGACGCGATCAGATGCAACTGCAAGCCCGGGACCTGCGGCGCCAGTTGCTGTCACTGGCGGAACAGGTGCAGGCCTGGGGTGCACGTAGCAGCAAAGCCCGCGACGCCGGTGCCGATGACCTGGCGCAGCGGGCAGAGAAACACATCACCACCTTGATGAATCAAGGCAGAGATCTCTGGGCAGAGCTGGATCAGCTCGGACAGAGCTTCAAAGACCTCGACCGTCAGATCTCTGACCTCAACCAGCAGGCCAGTCGACAATCGGGACAACGCAGCCTGGATGAAGACTGGGCCCTGTTCGAGGCCCACCAGGAGCTGGAGGAGCTGAGGCGCCGTCAGGGCCTCAGCTAA
- a CDS encoding rod shape-determining protein — MLFRRFQLSRDIGIDLGTANTLIYVSGKGIVLQEPSVVALDLERGVTMAVGDEAKLMLGRTPGNIRAVRPLRDGVIADFDAAEQMLKTFIQKGNEGRGIVAPRLVVGIPSGVTGVERRAVREAGLAGAREVHLIDEPVAAAIGAGLPVTEPVGTMIVDIGGGTTEVAVLSLGGTVLSESVRVAGDEISDSIGVYLKKVHNLVVGERTAEEIKIRIGSAFPDNEFDQTVMDVRGLHLLSGLPRTIQLQAGDLREAIAEPLNVIVEAVKRTLERTPPELAADIVDRGIMLAGGGALVRGISDLISHETGIFTHIAEEPLLCVVKGCGQVLEDYKRLQRVLDTPEFVRAAAAV, encoded by the coding sequence GTGCTCTTCCGTCGCTTCCAGCTGTCCCGCGACATCGGCATTGACCTGGGCACGGCCAACACTTTGATCTACGTCTCCGGCAAGGGGATTGTGTTGCAGGAGCCCTCGGTGGTTGCCCTCGATCTCGAGCGTGGCGTCACCATGGCGGTGGGTGATGAAGCCAAACTGATGCTGGGCCGCACGCCCGGCAACATTCGTGCGGTGCGTCCTTTGCGCGATGGCGTGATCGCTGATTTCGACGCCGCCGAGCAGATGCTCAAGACTTTCATCCAGAAGGGCAATGAGGGCCGCGGCATCGTTGCCCCCAGGCTGGTCGTCGGCATCCCCAGCGGTGTGACCGGTGTGGAACGTCGGGCCGTGCGTGAAGCAGGTCTAGCGGGTGCCCGTGAGGTGCACCTGATCGATGAGCCTGTGGCCGCCGCCATCGGTGCAGGTCTGCCGGTGACTGAGCCGGTTGGAACGATGATTGTGGATATCGGTGGCGGCACCACGGAGGTGGCCGTGCTCAGCCTGGGCGGCACGGTGCTCAGCGAGTCGGTGCGAGTGGCTGGCGATGAAATCAGCGACTCCATTGGTGTGTATCTCAAGAAGGTGCACAACCTGGTGGTGGGTGAGCGCACCGCAGAGGAGATCAAGATCCGCATCGGCTCTGCCTTCCCCGACAACGAGTTCGACCAGACCGTGATGGATGTGCGCGGTCTGCACCTGTTGTCTGGTCTGCCTCGCACCATTCAGCTGCAGGCCGGCGACCTCCGGGAGGCCATCGCCGAGCCGCTCAACGTGATTGTGGAAGCGGTGAAGCGCACCCTGGAACGCACGCCGCCCGAACTGGCCGCCGACATCGTCGATCGCGGCATCATGCTGGCCGGAGGCGGTGCTCTGGTTCGGGGCATCAGCGATCTGATCAGCCACGAGACCGGCATCTTCACGCACATCGCTGAAGAGCCGCTGCTCTGTGTGGTCAAGGGTTGCGGCCAGGTGCTGGAGGACTACAAGCGTCTGCAGCGGGTGCTCGACACCCCTGAATTCGTTCGCGCCGCCGCTGCCGTCTGA
- the lysS gene encoding lysine--tRNA ligase, with translation MSELRETRLEKANALREQGREPYALLFEPTHRMAALQADHADLPKGEERDCAVAVAGRVMTRRVMGKLAFFTLADETGTIQLFLEKAALGEAFAQITSLVDAGDLIGVQGILRRTDRGELSVKVSEWTMLTKALQPLPDKWHGLADVEKRYRQRYLDLIVTPQSRETFRRRAHTVSAIRRWLDDRAFLEIETPVLQSQPGGADARPFETHHNALDLPLTLRIATELHLKRLVVGGFERVYELGRIFRNEGVSTRHNPEFTSVEIYQAYSDYIGMMELTEQMVSSVCQEVCGTTTLTYQGTEIDLAPPWRRATMHELVQDATGLDFNSFASRDEAAAAMQAKGLHAPELADSVGRLLNEAFEQAVESTLIQPTFVIDYPVEISPLARPHRSKPGLVERFELFIVGREHANAFSELTDPVDQRQRLEAQQERKAAGDLEAQGLDEDFVTALEVGMPPTGGLGIGIDRLVMLLTDSPSIRDVIAFPLLRPDA, from the coding sequence GTGTCTGAACTGCGTGAGACCCGCCTCGAGAAGGCGAATGCACTCAGAGAGCAGGGCCGTGAGCCTTACGCCCTGCTGTTCGAGCCCACCCATCGGATGGCTGCGCTGCAGGCGGATCATGCTGATCTGCCCAAGGGTGAGGAGCGGGACTGCGCTGTGGCCGTTGCCGGCCGGGTGATGACCCGCCGGGTGATGGGCAAGCTCGCCTTCTTCACCCTGGCGGATGAAACCGGCACGATTCAGTTGTTTCTCGAGAAAGCGGCCCTGGGGGAGGCTTTTGCCCAGATCACGTCCCTGGTGGATGCGGGGGATTTGATCGGGGTCCAGGGCATCCTGCGCCGCACCGACCGCGGCGAACTGTCGGTGAAGGTGAGCGAGTGGACGATGCTCACCAAGGCGTTGCAGCCCTTGCCGGACAAGTGGCATGGCCTGGCGGACGTTGAAAAGCGTTACCGCCAGCGCTACCTCGATTTGATCGTGACGCCCCAGTCCCGTGAGACCTTCCGGCGCCGGGCGCACACGGTGAGTGCAATTCGCCGCTGGTTGGATGACCGTGCGTTTCTGGAGATCGAGACTCCGGTGCTCCAGAGCCAGCCTGGTGGTGCCGATGCCCGTCCCTTCGAGACTCATCACAACGCGTTGGATCTGCCGTTGACGTTGCGGATCGCCACCGAGCTGCACCTCAAGCGTTTGGTAGTCGGGGGATTTGAACGCGTTTACGAGCTGGGGCGCATCTTCCGCAACGAAGGTGTCAGCACCCGCCACAACCCCGAATTCACCTCGGTGGAGATTTACCAGGCCTACAGCGACTACATCGGGATGATGGAGCTCACCGAGCAGATGGTGAGCTCGGTGTGTCAGGAGGTCTGCGGCACCACCACCCTCACCTATCAGGGCACCGAGATTGATTTGGCCCCGCCCTGGCGTCGCGCCACCATGCATGAACTGGTGCAGGACGCCACCGGCCTGGATTTCAACAGCTTCGCCAGCCGCGATGAAGCAGCGGCGGCCATGCAGGCGAAAGGCCTGCACGCCCCTGAGCTGGCCGATTCGGTGGGGCGCCTGCTCAACGAAGCCTTTGAGCAGGCGGTGGAGTCGACGTTGATCCAGCCCACCTTCGTGATCGACTACCCGGTGGAGATTTCACCGCTGGCGCGCCCCCATCGCAGCAAACCGGGTCTGGTGGAACGCTTTGAGCTGTTCATCGTGGGGCGTGAGCACGCCAACGCCTTCAGTGAGCTCACCGATCCTGTGGATCAACGTCAGCGCCTGGAAGCGCAGCAGGAGCGCAAGGCCGCCGGCGATCTCGAGGCCCAGGGTCTGGATGAGGATTTCGTCACAGCTCTGGAAGTGGGCATGCCGCCCACGGGGGGGCTTGGCATTGGCATTGATCGGCTGGTGATGCTGCTCACCGACAGCCCTTCGATCCGTGATGTGATCGCCTTTCCGCTGCTGCGTCCCGACGCCTGA